The Miscanthus floridulus cultivar M001 chromosome 6, ASM1932011v1, whole genome shotgun sequence genomic interval ACAGGAATCAGGAGCACAAAATGCCATTCAGGTAAATAGCAAACTTAATAGAACATCGTTCCCAATTAAGTTAGAATTTTCATCAGTTTGGAACAAAAGGCTACCCACAACAAACGAGATAACTACAAATGTTTTATTGCATTTCCTGCTAATTGCTACCATACGTGACTGCCATGGTTTGAAACAAACTAGAGACCAAAGTACAACAAAAATAACTGATAATATTCAGCAAAGAGCTACAAAATCACATTGAAGTTAATATATATGACAAATCTGCATGTATTTGCAAATTACATCAACCATGTTGACAGCCTAAACAAACATGTTATCTTCTTGTTTCAGAAATCAAAACGGTAACAAAACACAGATATTTGGACACTTTTTCTGATTGTGTTAATCATCGTTCCAAAACCGCAATGTCAGGGAAAAATATTTCTGACAAACTAGGGTTACCGATTCTATCTAGCAGTATGCTCTCATTTGGTTTGAATCTGTTTCTGGTCAACGTTTCAGTACATGCATTCCGAAATATCATAGTGATGGATGTAGTAATAAATATATCATACTGTGCAAAttcattttttagaaaaataacaTGTCTTGTGAACTCACCCATTTCTAATACAAACAGCACTTAATAAAGATAAGTTTCAATTTCATCCAGACAAAATATCAATCCATATCTTTAGCATCCAAGAGAGCGAGCATTAAACTAAAACTGTGCTAAGCAAACACCTGTCGTAAACTTCTTCTATTCCCTGCAGTCAGATTGTCCACTGATAACCCATTTCCAGGGAACATATATAGATGCCGGGTGTCATTCCTTCCAGCATTTTGATGATTTGTTTCCATGTTTTCAACGGAAGACACACCAGATATATCAAGCAATGCATCCAAAGCCTGAAAGCACTTGATTAGCACAACTGTACAAACCAACAGAATAGCATCCATTCAAAACACAAAGCAGGGACTCATTCCTGGCAATGAGAAGGAACATGCAAGACAAAAAAGAAGAGTCCTCAGTGGTTTCATAAGTAATTGTAACTTCTTCCTTAAACACGAGGAATTATATATGGAATCCTCGAAAAAGAACAAGAGGATCAAAGAAAAATCAATAAAACCATGAATGTGACCAAGATAAAGTCAAGTGACCAAGATAATGTCTTCATATCCTAATTTTGGCTCTAAATGTGAaagatcagttggtgtgaacagtTAAAATATTGTTGAGCTCACTAAACAACCAAAGAAATTCAATGACATTGGTTGACACAGAGAACAGGCCAGTTTCTACTCAAACCAATAGGTGGGATTTTGTTGAAATTAAAAAAAGGTAAAAACACTGTGTACCCAATAAAATAAATTTTACCTTCTCAACATACCCATACTGACCTGCAAATGGACGAGATGAAAATATCAACGCGAGATATCGTTCCAATCAAATAAACATACAAATGCCGTGCAAGTTGTAGAAATAAAACAAATACTAAGAAGCTATTTTCAATATATTTAAATTGATCAACTTagttgaaaacacaaaaatatgcCAAAAGTAAATCTTTTAGTACTGAAAAAAGTACAGCCCGTTCCGGAACTAAAACAGTCAATTCAGCCGATCGCTACACACATAACCGAATTCACAACTTTTAGAACAAGTCAAAAAGTGCAGTtgtttggcaaacaaagagaTGGAATAAGTGTACACCAGATAGAGCAACTCTATGAAAAAATTGAATCTTTCAGTTGACCAAAATGTTGTCTAGTTTTCCCATAAAGATAGcaaaaaaaagagagtaaaagCAACATTCCACTTCACATCCCAATGTAAGCACAGCTAATAAGCTGAAACACATCTTTCCATAGCAGCAAGCCATCAATCCACTTAACTGGTGCATCTGGACCTTGGCCATACTCTACTTTCTCTGAGCCTTGCAACTTGCAAGTCCTTTCACATGACTAACTGAAAATCCAATCTTGCAAATGTTCCTGACCAAAGGACCTCTCGCCCaaagccaccatctttagcttgTCCATTGATACATCGGCGCTGTAAGTGGCATCGTCCAATCAAGTTGCCACACATCATGAGTTAATTAGACAGTATATTACTCCTTTTCATTTTCATTGGTAAAGGCAAAGCACACAGCACtgaaaaatatactaacagaccAAGAGTTCAAATGCCATCATCGCCCTTCGTAATTTTCCCATGTAATAAAGGGGGACAAAAAAAGAGGTTAATGACTTTCAGGTTCATGTTTGAACAACAATGAGCCAGAAGATTATTTTTTTCACAAGATTTTTGTTGAAAAATCACTGAAGATTTGATGTTAAGGATCCTTTTTTTATGTTTCGCTCCTAATAGAACTCTATATGTATGCAAGCCAGTAAAAAGAACATCTTTTGAACACTCGCAACATCTAAGGGCATAGGGTTTACAAATTCAAGGTCCAAAATTCAGCTGAGTAGTGAAATGGGGCATGGCACGGAACGGAATGGTCAAAATGCAGCATTCTGAATAGACAACTATAGACCAGCAAGTGAAAAATGTCTCACCGAGCACGTCTCTGACAACACCCATGCCAAGCTCGGAATTATCCCCGAGCATGGAGCACAGGAATTGCTCTGCCTCTTCAACGCTGTACTTGCGGCCACCAGACCCGCCATCCCTCTCCCCATCCCGACCCTTCCACGCATTTGGCACGCTTACAGGAGTAGTCGCGGGCCGCGTGTATTCCTTGCCAATAACGTCCGCGACCATGCCCGTAGCGGCCACCGCAACCCGCTTGGGCCTCCGACCAGCCTTCCTTCCACCAGATCCACTGCGCGGCGAGAGATCCGGTGGTGGCGGGGGCTGCGGCGCCGGCTGTGGTGGCTGCGGCGGCTGCGTGTCCTGCGTGGAGCCCAGGATACCGGCGGCCACGAAGGGGTCCCCGCCGGCCTCGCGGTAGGCGGAGTCGATCTGGTCGATGGTGGCGCTGGCGAACGCGTCGAGCAGCCACGTGAGGTCCCGCCGCTCCTCGCCGGCGGCCGACGACGAAGCGGTGGACGCCGACGAGGAGAAGGCAGAGAAGGAGAACGAGGACgccgtccccgacgagcttgCGGTGAAGCAGGCCGACGACGCGCACGTCGAGGCCTCGCCGCTGCTGCTGGACTCCGTCTCCgaaaccgccgccgccgcggtggcggcggctagggtttgggttCCGGGCAGCGGGGAGCAGGCCTCCGAATCTGCAGTCCCCTCCCCCGGCGCAGGGGCCGGCGCCGCGGACGGCGGCGaggacttcttcttcttcttgcccttcttcttcGACTGCGACGGCTTCATCGCGCCGGTGGCCGTGGCGTTCCCCTTCCCCTATTGTTCTCCTCTCCGTCTTGGCGTCGCGCGAGGGGGTTTCGATTTGCCAGCAAATCTTCAGTCGTGGGGAAGAGAGGCAATATTGGAAGAGAGGGGGTGGACACCCCACGACCAAAGAGAAAGGGAATGCCGAGAGGAGTAGCCGGGACACGCGGACTCGCGGAGGGAGACGGGCGGCGGCGTCCGGGGGGCCCATGTGGAATGGCCTGCTCAATGTCATGTGGGGTACGACAAGGGTGGGGTCTGGCTGTCATTGGCCGAGTCTCGTGGGAACGGTTCGCTGTGGTGGCGGGGGCACTTATTTTTGGACTGGCGTTTACCGCGTTAGACTGGTGGATGGGGTCGGCCGCTACGAGAATCACGGGTAAGGATGCAAGGGTGGGGCGGGCCGCCGCGCCAACCCGCTGGGCTGCCCGCGGCGCCAACCCGGTCTACTACCCGGTCATGAGCGGCTACGGCGCCGACGACCCTCTGCTATCCATGCAGGTCACTGAGTTCACCTGCAGCGGCTTCGTCCTCGGGGTGATCTGAAGCCACGCCGTCGCCGACGGCACCGGGATCGCACGGTTCCTACGCGCCGTGGGTGAGCTTTCCCGCGGGTCGCCGTCACCGTCCGTGGTCCCCGTCAGGTGGGACGAGGCGAAGGCGATGGCGATCTCGAGCCATCCTCCGCTGCTGGACGTGGGGCGACTGGCCGCCAAGGCGGATGCTGCCGGGGCACGCCCGGAGCGGTGGCCGGCACCTGCAGGCAGTTCATGTACTCATCCCCACCGTCGGACTCGAAGCTGCCGCGTTGCTGCCCCTGTTGTGTGTGTGTCTACACTGTTTTGCTAATATATGCTAGCGGAAGTATGGGCGTGCTAATTAAGTGGGCTGGCGGAACCCGCATCTTGCCGCGTGCGTTGTGCGGCCGTTGCGGGCTCGCCGCATCAGCCCGCGATGCGTTTGCAGGTTGCGCGGACGTGGGGCGGGTTAGCCGCTGCCGCCCCACCTGCATCCTTAATCACGGGGCTAAGGTGGGATTATTTTTTTCGGTAACGAGAGAAGATACCGGCTGAAAATCACGAATTTCGTGTATATTCAAAtaataagtttttatttatatcatTTAACTATTTTTAGCCTGTTGACGTTCATCGCATCCTGCAAAACCCGATTTTCACGGGCAGGGAAGATGTAGTTGCATGGTATCAC includes:
- the LOC136461510 gene encoding SMR domain-containing protein At5g58720-like isoform X2 is translated as MKPSQSKKKGKKKKKSSPPSAAPAPAPGEGTADSEACSPLPGTQTLAAATAAAAVSETESSSSGEASTCASSACFTASSSGTASSFSFSAFSSSASTASSSAAGEERRDLTWLLDAFASATIDQIDSAYREAGGDPFVAAGILGSTQDTQPPQPPQPAPQPPPPPDLSPRSGSGGRKAGRRPKRVAVAATGMVADVIGKEYTRPATTPVSVPNAWKGRDGERDGGSGGRKYSVEEAEQFLCSMLGDNSELGMGVVRDVLGQYGYVEKALDALLDISGVSSVENMETNHQNAGRNDTRHLYMFPGNGLSVDNLTAGNRRSLRQLTDEISNTRFQSELGHEFLWGEPQISYAEAVKESPHSPTLPSRSTVAKAGPQQVLDSLFKIPEIRTYEPSSMDWKKVVKKLQTFNYAATSNNQERPKNGDGYREFRGVAVRHYDKMKEYYQKAALAYSKGDKSYASYLAEEGKHYRELGRLEDEKASRNIFEASCLTEGDYWLWFRRYREGKNKALGYRACREGTY
- the LOC136461510 gene encoding SMR domain-containing protein At5g58720-like isoform X1; amino-acid sequence: MKPSQSKKKGKKKKKSSPPSAAPAPAPGEGTADSEACSPLPGTQTLAAATAAAAVSETESSSSGEASTCASSACFTASSSGTASSFSFSAFSSSASTASSSAAGEERRDLTWLLDAFASATIDQIDSAYREAGGDPFVAAGILGSTQDTQPPQPPQPAPQPPPPPDLSPRSGSGGRKAGRRPKRVAVAATGMVADVIGKEYTRPATTPVSVPNAWKGRDGERDGGSGGRKYSVEEAEQFLCSMLGDNSELGMGVVRDVLGQYGYVEKALDALLDISGVSSVENMETNHQNAGRNDTRHLYMFPGNGLSVDNLTAGNRRSLRQLTDEISNTRFQSELGHEFLWGEPQISYAEAVKESPHSPTLPSRSTVAKAGPQQVLDSLFKIPEIRTYEPSSMDWKKVVKKLQTFNYAATSNNQERPKNGDGYREFRGVAVRHYDKMKEYYQKAALAYSKGDKSYASYLAEEGKHYRELGRLEDEKASRNIFEARNKHITNTITIDLHGQHVQQAMNLLKLNMMVCICMPSVLLRVITGCGSEGTGKGKIKRSVIELAEKEHIEWREENSGTVALRLGGPREYRFLEHENDSD